A region of the Marinimicrobium koreense genome:
CTGATCCAGCCCGATGAGGGCCTGATCGAACGCCGCCCGGGGCTGCGCATTGGCTATATGCCCCAGAAACTGCATATCGACCCGAGTCTGCCCCTGACCGTCAAACGCTTTCTCACCCTGGGCGGCACACCTCGCCTGCCCCTGGACGAGGTCCTGGCACTGACCGGCATTGAGTCGCTGACCGGGGCCACCATGAGTAACTTGTCCGGCGGCGAGACCCAGCGGGTGCTGCTCGCCCGGGCGCTGCTGCGCGACCCGAATCTCCTGGTTCTGGACGAACCCGTTCAGGGAGTGGATGTGACCGGACAGGAAGCCCTGTACCGGCTGATCAATGATATCCGTCGCCAGCGCCAGTGCGGGGTGTTGCTGGTATCCCACGATCTGCACCTGGTCATGGCGACCACCGATACGGTCATCTGCCTGAATCAGCACGTGTGCTGCCACGGACACCCCGAGCATGTGACCAACGACCCGGCGTATATTGCCCTGTTCGGCGAGAGCGCCAAGCCCCTGGTGGCGCCCTATACCCACCATCACGATCACACCCACGACGATCACGGCAACATTGTGGAAAAGGACCAACACCGGCATGCCTGACTTTCTACTCTATGCTCTGCTGGCCGGCCTCGGAGTAACTCTGGTCGCGGGCCCCCTGGGGGCACTCGTGGTCTGGCGCCGGATGGCCTATTTTGGCGACACCCTGGCCCACTCCGCACTGCTCGGGGTAACCTTCGGGCTGCTTCTGAATATCAACCTGAATCTTGCCGTGGCATTGGGCTGCCTGCTGCTGGCGCTGATTCTGGTGGCTCTGCAGCACAACCGGTTTCTGGCCACTGACACCCTGCTGGGGATCCTGTCTCACTCCACCCTGGCGCTGGGGTTGGTCATGGTGAGCCTGTTTACCAACAGCCGCATCGATTTGCTGGGCTACCTGTTCGGGGACATCCTCTCCGCCAGCGCCGGGGATGTGGTCACCATCTGGGTGATTTCGGTACTGGTCTCCGTCCTGCTGTTCCTGCTCTGGCGACCGCTACTGGCGATTACCGTGCATGAAGATCTGGCCCGGGTG
Encoded here:
- the znuC gene encoding zinc ABC transporter ATP-binding protein ZnuC; this encodes MSEPLLTARQVGVRRGGREILQGADLTLEAGKIVTLIGPNGAGKTTLVRCVLGLIQPDEGLIERRPGLRIGYMPQKLHIDPSLPLTVKRFLTLGGTPRLPLDEVLALTGIESLTGATMSNLSGGETQRVLLARALLRDPNLLVLDEPVQGVDVTGQEALYRLINDIRRQRQCGVLLVSHDLHLVMATTDTVICLNQHVCCHGHPEHVTNDPAYIALFGESAKPLVAPYTHHHDHTHDDHGNIVEKDQHRHA
- the znuB gene encoding zinc ABC transporter permease subunit ZnuB, with amino-acid sequence MPDFLLYALLAGLGVTLVAGPLGALVVWRRMAYFGDTLAHSALLGVTFGLLLNINLNLAVALGCLLLALILVALQHNRFLATDTLLGILSHSTLALGLVMVSLFTNSRIDLLGYLFGDILSASAGDVVTIWVISVLVSVLLFLLWRPLLAITVHEDLARVEGVPVTAVRTALMLLMALVIAIAMKVVGVLLITALLIIPAATSRRLTHTPETMALGASLLGALSVLGGLAASFYWDSPAGPSIVLCATGLFVLSLLRRAEV